The following proteins come from a genomic window of Rutidosis leptorrhynchoides isolate AG116_Rl617_1_P2 chromosome 10, CSIRO_AGI_Rlap_v1, whole genome shotgun sequence:
- the LOC139872712 gene encoding uncharacterized protein — translation MRQLAYGTTTDMFDEYLQMAEELYVDEYLRKSTSSDIARLYSAHEEKHGFKGMLGSIDCMHWKWKNCANNDVNVLNQSSLFDDIKNGNAPFAPFTVNGNEYTNGYYLTDCIYPNWLTLMKAYSTPTDEPHAKFKRFQDSARKDVERTFGILQVEDNGFNISWLEKELLRTNEANPNYVRNRSRSRDVREQEIRDRNIHDQLRNDLTEHIWALPPNFRSLNA, via the exons ATGCGTCAATTGGCTTACGGTACAACAACGGACATGTTTGACGAATACTTACAAATGGCTGAAG AACTATATGTTGATGAATATTTGAGGAAATCAACGAGTAGCGATATAGCTCGTTTGTATAGCGCGCACGAAGAAAAACATGGGTTTAAGGGAATGCTTGGAAGCATTGACTGCATGCATTGGAAGTGGAAGAATT GTGCAAACAACGATGTTAATGTTTTGAATCAATCTTCGTTGTTTGATGACATTAAGAATGGAAATGCACCATTTGCTCCATTTACTGTAAATGGAAATGAATACACCAATGGTTATTATTTGACGGACTGTATTTATCCAAATTGGTTAACGCTGATGAAGGCATATTCGACTCCAACCGACGAGCCACATGCAAAATTTAAAAGATTTCAAGACAGTGCACGTAAAGATGTCGAAAGAACATTCGGTATTCTTCAAG TCGAGGATAATGGCTTCAACATTTCATGGCTAGAAAAAGAATTACTTAGGACTAATGAAGCTAATCCTAACTATGTAAGGAATCGATCTAGAAGTCGTGATGTAAGAGAACAAGAAATACGAGATAGAAACATTCATGACCAACTTCGAAATGATCTCACTGAACACATTTGGGCCCTTCCACCGAACTTTAGAAGTTTAAACGCTTAA